The Longimicrobium sp. sequence GACGTACTCACGCGCTGTTGTGCATCCCGGCTCCCCGCCCGCATCGTTGCGCACAACGGATGCCCCACGGTTTCAGGGGCGAATCAGTCTGAAACGAAGATCCCCTTCTCGCGGAGCCGCTTGACGAGCGCGGTCCGGTCCTTCCCCTGCGCCTTCACGCGAAGGATGGTCGGGGTGATCGCCTCCACCTGTTTTCCGCCGGCGGCGCGTACCCGCGCGGCGGTGTCGGCGTCGGGGCACTCGATGAGGATGGCCGGGAGCAGGCTCACCCTGCGCGTGCTCCCCATCCAGTCGCGCACCTGGCGAGCGACGTTGGCCGGCACCCCGCCGCGCGCGACCTGCTCCAGCGATCCCACCACCTGGTCGCCGGTCAGCCCCTGCTCGGCGGCGCGGATCGCGGAAGCGCGCGTGATGCGAAAGAGCGCCCCCACCCCCGCGCCGACGCGGTCCGCGAAGCGCGCCATCTCCGGCTCCAGGCGCGGGGCGGGCGCAAGGAACACGATCTCGAAGTCGGGCTGCACCAGCACCTCGCCCTCCGGCGGGGGCGCGTACTCAAAGCTGTCGGTGGCGCCCAGCAGGTAGCGTCCGACCGGCGTCAGCCCCACGCAGGGAACGCCGTCCGCCGTGCGGGCCAGCCGCGCGCCGCCGAACGCAAAGAGCCGCAGCGCCAGAAAAGTGCGCAGCAGGTCGATCCAGAGAAGCTCCCACCCCTCACGGGTGGACGGAGTCGATGACGAATACCGCTTCTCCAGGAGCTTGCGGAGGCCCGGGCCGAGGAATGGGTTCGCCGCGACGGAGTGGAAGAGCAGCAGCTCCTCCACCGGCACCACTGCACCCGGCGGGATGGAGAGGAACACGGCGGCCGTAGCCGTGCGCAGGTCCACCCCCGCGCCCCTGGGGATCTCGACGCCGAGCCGCGTGGGGAAGAAGTCGCTCCCCCGGGACGGGTCGTACCACCCCGGAGGGTTGCGCTGGCCCGACGCACGGAGGAGCTGGAGCACCCCTCGGAGGCGCTCGCCCTCCCCAAGCTCCAGCCAGCGCACGCCCTCCTTGGTGGCGGCGAGATGGCGCTTGCCGCTCTTGTCCTCACGCGTGGCGGCGAGCCCGAAGCTGATCAGCGCCCGCGCGGCGGCGGTGGCCCGCGCGATGAGCTCGGGGCCCGGACCGGCGCGCCGCCGCCCGCGCTGCGCGTCCTCGTCCTCGTCGAAGTCGTCTTCCTCGTCGAGGTCCTCCGGGAGGTCCAGGATCTCGCCGACCCACGCCGGGAGCGGCTGGAGGCGGGACGCCAGCGTCGTTTGCGCCCGGGCGTACAGCACACCGTCGCCGCGCAGGGGGATGGGGGCGGTGGCGACCTCCACCAGCACCGCGGTCATGTCCGCGAGTGCGTAGGGCGTTTCGAAGCTCTCGGCGGGCTCCGCGGGTTTTGGCGCGGGCGGCGGCGGTCCGAGCCGCAGCGCGGCGCCCGGGCTGAGCCCCACCACCGCTTCGGGCCCCTGCTCGCGAAGGGTGGGGAAGAGGAGGAGATAGCGGAACCCCGCCTTCAGCACCGCCGCGCGCGTGTCGTCGTCCAGCCCGGGTAGGATCTCGCGGAGGGGCACGCCGCGCGGATTGCCGGCGAACGAGCGCACCAGCACCTGGAGTGCGTCGAACACCCCGTGGTGCATCAGGTGCGTGCCCTCGGATTGCGTGACGAGCTGCGCTTCCCACCTGGCCGCGGCGCGGCGATCCTGCAGCGCGAGGAACCCTTCCACCCAGCCCACGGAGAAGGTCTGCTCCGCGACCTGCACGGGATTCGCCCACGAGTAGCCCGTGGTGCTGATCCGCCTGGCCTCGTCGTTCGTGAGATTCTCGCGCACGTAGTCCGCCGCGAGCGCCGGCTCGTTGGCGTCCAGGACGGGGAAGCCGTGCATCGTCCGCAGGGCCAGGAGCAGCGCGTGGTACCGCGGGGTCGCCTCCCACAGCGTGCCCTGCGCCCCGGCCACGACGATCATCCCGGCCTTCTCCAGCTCCGCCTTCGCGGCCCCCAGCACCGACGCGGCGGTCCCCTCGGGCTTCACCTCCACGAAGGCGCGGCGCGCGGCGGGGGAGAGCGCCTCCCAATCCGGGAGGGTCGCCAGGACCCCCCGCCAGTCCAGGTCGGCCAGCTTCATCCGGCGAACTCCTCCGCGTCGGCGATGCGGTACTCGTAGCCCTGCTCGCAGAGGAAGAGCTGGCGCTTGAGGGCGAAGTCCTGCTCCACGGTGTCGCGGCTCACCAGAGTGTAGAAGTGTGCCTGGTTTGCGCCCTTCTTCGGCCGCAGGATGCGCCCCAGCCGCTGCGCCTCCTCCTGCCGCGATCCAAAGGTCCCCGACACCTGCACCGCCACCGCCGCGTCGGGCAGGTCCACGGCGAAGTTGGCCACCTTCGACACGGCGAGCACGGGAATGCGCCCCTCGCGAAAGTCGCGGTACAGCACGTCGCGGCGCCGCTGCCCGGTGCTCCCGGTGAGGACGGGCACGTCCAG is a genomic window containing:
- a CDS encoding helicase-associated domain-containing protein, with the protein product MKLADLDWRGVLATLPDWEALSPAARRAFVEVKPEGTAASVLGAAKAELEKAGMIVVAGAQGTLWEATPRYHALLLALRTMHGFPVLDANEPALAADYVRENLTNDEARRISTTGYSWANPVQVAEQTFSVGWVEGFLALQDRRAAARWEAQLVTQSEGTHLMHHGVFDALQVLVRSFAGNPRGVPLREILPGLDDDTRAAVLKAGFRYLLLFPTLREQGPEAVVGLSPGAALRLGPPPPAPKPAEPAESFETPYALADMTAVLVEVATAPIPLRGDGVLYARAQTTLASRLQPLPAWVGEILDLPEDLDEEDDFDEDEDAQRGRRRAGPGPELIARATAAARALISFGLAATREDKSGKRHLAATKEGVRWLELGEGERLRGVLQLLRASGQRNPPGWYDPSRGSDFFPTRLGVEIPRGAGVDLRTATAAVFLSIPPGAVVPVEELLLFHSVAANPFLGPGLRKLLEKRYSSSTPSTREGWELLWIDLLRTFLALRLFAFGGARLARTADGVPCVGLTPVGRYLLGATDSFEYAPPPEGEVLVQPDFEIVFLAPAPRLEPEMARFADRVGAGVGALFRITRASAIRAAEQGLTGDQVVGSLEQVARGGVPANVARQVRDWMGSTRRVSLLPAILIECPDADTAARVRAAGGKQVEAITPTILRVKAQGKDRTALVKRLREKGIFVSD